A single window of Sporosarcina sp. Marseille-Q4943 DNA harbors:
- a CDS encoding bifunctional 3-deoxy-7-phosphoheptulonate synthase/chorismate mutase, which produces MRQNDLDQLRGQVDELNTKILDLINERTSVVQEIGRVKEKQGVNRYDPIREREMLNALVQSNKGPIPNGILEQIFKGIFMSALEIQEDEQRNALLVSRERKPEDTIVDVNGQKIGNGEPTFIFGPCAVESYEQVLAVAQSIKAKGLTMLRGGAYKPRTSPYDFQGLGLEGLKILKRVADETGLSIVTEIITPSHLEEALDYIDVIQIGARNMQNFELLKEAGMVNKPVLLKRGLAATIDEFINAAEYIISKGNSQIMLCERGIRTYERATRNTLDISAVPILKQETHLPVFVDVTHSTGRKDLLLPTAKAAIAVGADGVMAEVHPDPAVALSDAAQQMDIKQFDEFYAEIERFMNTHQTV; this is translated from the coding sequence ATGAGACAAAATGATTTAGATCAGCTTAGGGGTCAAGTAGATGAGTTAAATACCAAAATATTGGACTTGATCAATGAACGTACATCGGTTGTCCAAGAAATTGGAAGAGTGAAGGAAAAGCAAGGTGTCAACAGATATGATCCGATCCGTGAAAGGGAAATGCTCAACGCCTTGGTCCAATCGAATAAAGGACCGATTCCGAACGGGATTTTAGAACAAATCTTCAAAGGTATCTTCATGTCGGCACTTGAAATCCAGGAAGATGAGCAGCGCAATGCATTGCTTGTTTCCCGTGAACGCAAGCCTGAAGACACGATTGTAGATGTGAATGGACAAAAAATCGGAAATGGGGAACCGACTTTCATTTTCGGTCCTTGTGCCGTTGAATCATATGAACAAGTTCTTGCAGTTGCTCAATCAATCAAGGCGAAAGGGTTGACGATGCTAAGAGGCGGCGCTTATAAACCGCGTACATCCCCTTATGACTTCCAAGGACTCGGCCTAGAAGGCTTGAAAATCTTAAAGCGCGTCGCTGATGAAACAGGCTTGTCGATCGTTACGGAAATCATTACGCCTTCCCACTTGGAAGAAGCGCTCGATTATATCGATGTCATCCAAATCGGGGCGCGCAACATGCAAAACTTCGAATTGCTGAAGGAAGCGGGCATGGTGAATAAACCGGTTCTCCTGAAACGTGGATTGGCGGCGACGATTGATGAATTCATCAATGCAGCTGAGTATATCATTTCCAAAGGGAATAGTCAGATCATGCTTTGCGAACGTGGAATCCGTACATATGAGCGGGCAACACGCAATACATTGGACATTTCTGCAGTTCCAATCTTAAAACAAGAAACACATTTACCTGTATTCGTGGACGTCACCCACTCGACAGGCAGAAAAGACTTGTTGCTTCCGACTGCAAAAGCGGCAATTGCTGTCGGAGCGGACGGTGTAATGGCGGAAGTGCATCCTGATCCGGCAGTTGCTCTATCTGATGCGGCTCAGCAGATGGATATTAAACAGTTCGATGAGTTCTATGCTGAAATTGAAAGATTCATGAACACCCATCAGACTGTCTAA
- the murC gene encoding UDP-N-acetylmuramate--L-alanine ligase, whose translation MTLYHFIGIKGSGMSSLAQILHDSSYAVQGSDVEKYFFTEDPLHERKITILPFDENNIKPGMTVIAGNAFPDSHPEIVRAHELGIEVIRYHVFLGNYMKKSISVGVTGSHGKTSTTGLLAHVLAGNAPTSYLIGDGTGKGVEDSEYFVFEACEYKRHFLAYEPDYAIMTNIDFDHPDYFKDLDDVMDAFSQMALRVKKAIIACGDDLYLPQIKANVPVVFYGFDEVNDFSAKNIVKSEKGATFDVYVRNEYYHTFSIALAGDHGILNSLGVIALCHYEGIPATGIEERLATFNGVKRRFTVTESFGRTIVDDYAHHPTEIKATLQSARQKYPNKEIIAIFQPHTFTRTAALLEQFADSLSTADHVYLCDIFGSAREKSGNLTIDDLVGKIPGAKHLDLDNIDVLDEHGNAVYLFMGAGDIQKYLNVFAEHTKKEETA comes from the coding sequence ATGACATTGTACCATTTTATAGGAATCAAAGGATCGGGAATGAGTTCCCTTGCACAGATCCTCCATGATTCATCTTATGCAGTGCAAGGTTCTGACGTGGAGAAGTATTTCTTTACGGAAGACCCGTTGCATGAAAGAAAAATAACGATTTTACCTTTTGATGAAAATAATATTAAGCCTGGGATGACTGTTATTGCGGGGAATGCATTCCCCGACAGCCATCCCGAAATCGTAAGAGCGCATGAATTAGGCATCGAAGTGATACGCTATCATGTTTTCTTAGGCAACTATATGAAGAAATCCATTTCTGTAGGCGTTACGGGATCTCACGGAAAAACATCAACAACTGGGTTGTTGGCGCACGTCTTGGCCGGGAATGCACCGACATCCTATCTGATCGGTGACGGCACGGGCAAAGGAGTAGAGGACAGCGAATACTTCGTTTTCGAAGCGTGTGAATATAAACGTCATTTCCTTGCCTATGAGCCTGACTACGCGATTATGACTAATATTGATTTTGATCATCCTGATTATTTTAAGGATTTGGATGATGTAATGGATGCATTCAGCCAAATGGCTTTGCGTGTAAAGAAAGCGATCATTGCTTGCGGTGATGATCTTTATTTGCCGCAAATCAAAGCGAATGTTCCGGTTGTCTTCTATGGTTTTGATGAAGTGAATGACTTCTCCGCTAAGAACATAGTTAAGTCGGAGAAGGGTGCAACGTTTGACGTGTATGTGCGAAACGAATACTACCATACATTCAGCATCGCATTGGCGGGTGACCATGGAATTCTAAATTCCTTAGGCGTCATTGCATTATGCCATTACGAAGGAATTCCGGCTACAGGCATTGAAGAGAGATTGGCGACTTTCAATGGCGTCAAAAGACGTTTCACTGTAACAGAATCATTCGGCCGTACGATTGTGGACGATTATGCCCATCATCCGACGGAAATTAAGGCGACTTTGCAATCAGCAAGGCAGAAGTATCCCAACAAGGAAATCATTGCGATCTTCCAGCCGCATACGTTCACGCGCACCGCGGCTTTGCTTGAGCAATTCGCAGACAGCCTATCAACTGCAGACCACGTCTATTTATGCGACATTTTCGGCTCTGCCCGGGAGAAATCAGGCAATTTGACGATCGATGACCTCGTCGGCAAAATCCCTGGAGCAAAGCATCTCGACTTGGATAACATCGATGTTCTCGATGAGCACGGAAATGCAGTTTATCTATTCATGGGCGCTGGAGACATTCAAAAGTATTTGAACGTCTTCGCCGAACATACAAAAAAAGAAGAAACAGCTTGA
- a CDS encoding DNA translocase FtsK, with translation MTWIKKMMNRIFDADKNEEYEENLIDIELEEHEEEVQIEKPAFRFPIITDAEIYGWEPDPENERRKADNLITELHDDGFEPVPLYKNERWPGGNEKPTIHRATAPLKYQKKHELEPEAIPRLAPKKDSVPAEEDKEKSSSAIIRKRSSRPFTPTEVVSPIYGYSRPDVKKFRAMLDESDTGTKKNTDLTHTDSTFDQNDANFTNGQIVAEEEINRIDSVDHAHTYEKEEVLKSDHPADQSFAEPDEPENEMGMRDGQLPVMDERHLVHVEEVVEEEHFEAESFESAVDQVEETITVGMDGHLGELHESEAEEQHQPGLDSELTAKEEVEVDPQPIIEEFKYEQTPEASEEGELTYDRSSETSEEKSPTVHAPETRIEDASDPVRSPVQKKEKIVPFNVLMLKNDKLKYEEREKRVNSKPLLESKPIDVETAAAVQTEPEHVLDAHQEELEDQPYYAFPPKEFLIQPEEHIEDSEWLQSQSEKLEEALSYFAVQANVIEAVQGPTVTRFELTVGHGTKVSKVRNLTDDLKLALAAEDIRIQAPIPGTSSIGIEIPNRKPRAVRISEVIETKRFQDSESPLEAVLGLSLTGEPVTLDLRKMPHGMIAGATGSGKSVCINSILISLLYKASPADLKMLLIDPKMVELAPFNGIPHLLSPVITDVKAATAALKWAVGEMERRYELFAHVGARNIERYNEMAEKDRKFSLKMPYLLIVIDELADLMMMAPADVEVSISRITQKARACGIHLIIATQRPSVDVITGTIKANVPTRIAFSVSSQIDSRTIIDTPGAERLLGKGDMLYLGNGQSSAMRLQGTFVTDAEIERIIEHVQNEAEPDYLFGQEDLLANTMEEEESDPLFANACKFIIEQGSASTSLLQRNFSIGYNRAAKLMDRMEKLGFISEQRGSKAREVYLTESELNHFLNGNEKPVEL, from the coding sequence TTGACTTGGATTAAAAAAATGATGAACCGAATATTTGATGCGGATAAAAATGAAGAATACGAAGAAAATTTAATCGACATTGAACTTGAAGAGCATGAAGAGGAAGTACAAATTGAAAAGCCGGCTTTCCGTTTTCCAATCATTACTGATGCTGAAATCTATGGCTGGGAACCCGATCCGGAAAACGAAAGAAGAAAAGCAGATAATTTAATTACGGAACTTCATGACGATGGGTTCGAACCTGTTCCGTTATATAAAAATGAAAGATGGCCTGGAGGAAACGAAAAACCGACTATCCATCGTGCGACAGCTCCGCTGAAGTATCAAAAGAAGCATGAACTCGAACCGGAAGCAATCCCGAGACTAGCTCCTAAAAAGGACTCCGTGCCTGCCGAAGAAGATAAAGAGAAAAGTAGTTCGGCAATTATACGGAAACGGAGCAGCCGTCCGTTCACACCAACCGAAGTGGTGTCGCCGATCTATGGCTATTCGAGACCAGACGTTAAGAAATTTAGAGCCATGCTCGACGAGTCGGATACTGGAACCAAAAAAAATACTGATTTAACCCACACAGACTCGACATTTGATCAAAACGATGCTAACTTCACTAATGGACAAATAGTGGCGGAAGAAGAAATTAACCGCATTGATTCAGTAGATCATGCACATACTTATGAAAAAGAAGAAGTGCTGAAAAGTGATCATCCAGCCGATCAGAGTTTTGCGGAACCGGATGAGCCCGAAAACGAAATGGGAATGAGGGACGGTCAGCTTCCGGTCATGGATGAACGTCATTTAGTTCATGTGGAAGAGGTTGTTGAAGAAGAACATTTTGAAGCCGAATCATTCGAATCGGCGGTTGACCAAGTGGAAGAAACGATTACGGTTGGAATGGATGGACATCTTGGTGAGTTACACGAATCAGAAGCTGAAGAACAGCATCAACCTGGGCTTGATTCGGAATTAACAGCTAAGGAAGAGGTCGAAGTGGATCCGCAACCGATAATCGAAGAATTCAAGTATGAACAGACCCCGGAAGCTTCAGAGGAGGGAGAGCTCACGTATGATCGTTCCTCGGAAACCTCTGAGGAAAAGTCTCCGACTGTCCATGCTCCGGAAACGAGAATTGAAGACGCTTCTGATCCTGTACGCAGTCCAGTACAGAAAAAAGAAAAGATAGTGCCTTTCAATGTCCTCATGTTGAAAAATGATAAACTGAAATATGAGGAACGCGAAAAAAGAGTGAACAGTAAGCCTTTACTGGAGTCTAAACCGATTGATGTTGAAACAGCAGCTGCTGTACAGACGGAACCCGAACATGTCCTAGACGCGCATCAGGAAGAGCTGGAAGACCAACCTTATTATGCATTCCCTCCAAAAGAGTTTCTTATTCAGCCTGAGGAGCATATAGAAGATTCGGAATGGCTCCAGTCCCAGTCTGAAAAACTTGAAGAGGCGCTTTCCTATTTCGCAGTGCAGGCAAACGTCATTGAAGCAGTGCAAGGACCGACTGTCACGAGATTTGAGTTGACAGTTGGGCACGGAACGAAAGTGAGCAAGGTCCGTAATTTGACTGATGATTTGAAGTTGGCTCTTGCGGCGGAGGATATACGGATTCAGGCGCCGATTCCGGGAACGAGCTCGATCGGAATCGAAATTCCGAACCGGAAGCCGAGGGCTGTCCGGATTTCGGAAGTGATCGAAACGAAACGGTTCCAAGACTCCGAATCTCCGTTGGAAGCGGTCCTAGGACTTAGCTTGACAGGCGAGCCGGTAACGTTGGATTTGCGTAAAATGCCGCATGGAATGATTGCCGGTGCAACGGGATCAGGGAAATCTGTGTGCATCAATTCAATTTTGATCAGTTTATTGTATAAGGCTTCACCTGCAGATTTGAAAATGCTGCTCATCGATCCGAAAATGGTGGAACTGGCTCCTTTTAACGGAATACCGCATTTATTGAGCCCAGTCATTACAGACGTGAAGGCCGCGACTGCTGCCTTGAAATGGGCAGTCGGTGAAATGGAACGTCGATATGAACTATTTGCGCATGTCGGAGCGAGAAATATTGAACGATATAATGAAATGGCAGAGAAGGACCGCAAGTTTTCACTGAAAATGCCATACTTGCTCATCGTCATTGACGAGCTGGCGGACTTGATGATGATGGCTCCTGCGGATGTTGAAGTGTCGATCAGCAGAATCACCCAAAAAGCGAGAGCATGCGGCATTCACTTGATCATTGCGACACAGCGCCCATCCGTCGATGTCATTACCGGGACAATCAAGGCGAATGTCCCGACCCGTATTGCATTTTCGGTTTCTTCCCAGATTGACTCCCGTACAATCATCGATACACCGGGAGCTGAAAGACTTCTTGGGAAAGGCGATATGCTTTATCTTGGAAACGGTCAATCTTCTGCTATGCGGTTACAAGGTACATTTGTCACGGATGCCGAAATTGAACGTATAATAGAACACGTTCAAAACGAAGCGGAGCCGGATTATTTATTCGGCCAAGAGGATTTATTGGCGAACACAATGGAAGAAGAGGAGTCAGATCCTTTATTCGCCAATGCCTGCAAGTTCATTATCGAACAAGGCAGTGCTTCTACGTCCTTATTGCAACGCAACTTCAGCATCGGCTATAACCGTGCAGCAAAACTGATGGACCGCATGGAGAAATTAGGTTTCATTTCCGAGCAAAGGGGAAGTAAGGCACGGGAAGTCTATTTGACAGAAAGTGAGCTTAACCATTTTTTGAATGGCAATGAAAAGCCGGTTGAATTGTAA
- a CDS encoding DUF948 domain-containing protein, translating into MEVLLYIAAIVAAIAFLILCISLAMTLGSLKTTLRSVSETLDGLTNQLEGVTSETTELLHKTNALAEDIQQKSEKLNTVVDAVKGVGDSVSDLNSSVRRVTNSITVEAEKNSDKIAQVVQWSNVAFGIIGKVKDMKAERSSGWTVYKPDTGQKRLPSPDVR; encoded by the coding sequence ATGGAAGTATTACTGTATATTGCTGCAATCGTTGCGGCAATCGCATTTTTGATTTTATGTATAAGCCTTGCAATGACATTAGGTTCATTGAAAACGACATTACGAAGCGTTTCCGAAACTTTGGATGGCTTGACGAACCAGTTGGAAGGGGTCACGTCGGAAACGACGGAACTTCTTCATAAGACAAATGCCCTTGCCGAGGATATTCAACAGAAATCCGAAAAATTGAACACTGTCGTTGATGCAGTGAAAGGTGTAGGGGACTCTGTCAGCGACTTGAATAGCTCAGTTCGCCGAGTCACCAATTCAATCACTGTCGAAGCCGAGAAGAACAGTGATAAAATAGCCCAAGTCGTTCAATGGAGCAATGTCGCATTCGGCATCATCGGCAAAGTGAAAGATATGAAAGCGGAAAGATCATCAGGATGGACTGTCTATAAACCTGACACTGGACAGAAGAGATTGCCTAGTCCGGATGTACGCTAA
- a CDS encoding YtxH domain-containing protein, translating into MTDKLKPNYNDAQYDHHYYGNQEYKNTFGEPSQLPVNYPYRSNTDDFYDNDDSGAGSFLLGALVGGVIGAAAALFLAPKTGREMRDDFSEQAVQLKNKGIELSTVAKDKATEITSVAKEKTDGLTKTIQEQSGQIVDKVKSMANKTSVPMDDGTASSEGEEAIEFVGTSTEQDKKAAEDQSTKNSDVSYDNSENFGQDKNVNQNHISVEKEK; encoded by the coding sequence ATGACTGATAAACTAAAACCGAACTATAACGATGCGCAATACGATCACCACTATTACGGGAACCAAGAATATAAGAACACTTTTGGTGAGCCATCCCAGCTGCCTGTTAACTATCCATACCGTTCAAATACGGATGATTTCTATGATAACGACGATTCCGGCGCAGGAAGCTTCCTGTTAGGAGCGCTCGTTGGCGGCGTTATTGGCGCAGCAGCTGCATTATTTTTGGCCCCGAAAACGGGCAGGGAAATGCGCGACGATTTCTCGGAGCAAGCTGTTCAACTGAAAAATAAGGGAATCGAATTGAGTACTGTAGCGAAGGATAAAGCGACAGAAATCACTTCTGTGGCAAAGGAAAAGACTGACGGCTTGACGAAAACGATTCAAGAACAATCCGGCCAGATTGTCGATAAAGTGAAATCGATGGCAAATAAAACCTCTGTGCCAATGGATGATGGAACAGCATCTTCCGAAGGTGAAGAGGCAATCGAATTCGTTGGAACTTCAACGGAGCAGGATAAAAAAGCTGCTGAGGATCAATCGACGAAGAATAGCGATGTTTCCTATGACAATAGTGAGAACTTCGGACAAGATAAAAATGTGAATCAAAACCATATTTCTGTCGAAAAAGAAAAATGA
- a CDS encoding cell division protein FtsA, which translates to MTKKRCVILSNKLFALDIGTRSVVGIILTEQDGRYHVADLVTIEHKERSMIDGQIHNIVSVAAVISEIKYILEERHGTLKKVSVAAAGRALKTMEGSMTIDIAGTSLFTSEDINRLELAAVQQAQQKLLSSASTTDDYYYCVGYSVLHYKLDGDEIGSLIDQAGRTATAEVIATFLPRVVVESLLSALMRAELEMEALTLEPIAAINVLIPPSMRRLNVALVDIGAGTSDIAITNNNTVVSYGMVPIAGDEITEALSNHYLLDFPVAELAKRSLATEETITVSDILGFEQQAASSEVITIIKPSIEKLASCIAEEIKRLNNSKSPQAVMVVGGGSLTPLLTKELSIRLDLPENRVGIRGLDALSDVTISEGIVSTPALVTPIGIAIAARRAPIHYMSVIVNEKTIRLFELKEMTVGDALLAANIKARQLYGKPGLGMSITLNGGLMTVPGEHGRPSIILLNGKPASTIDFISNGDEIALERGLDGRDASATIRDLIGDYSPIEVTINGREHTILPSIECNGIPVGLDTAVNDRDEIYYSHSTKLNDVLSEIGIENFDPFEVYVNNKSVILENWTPQYIVGNMPVPLDHRLKDGDEVRLGTQTYPSVGEVISSLEKSTLTTASITFNGEPVTMTNIGASILLNGQRVDTSTIVRPGDQLIIQETVQWPFLFSDVFLFIDYSLPKTASTSYQLLRNGEPIGFNDPVYSGDALEIRFGT; encoded by the coding sequence TTGACGAAAAAGAGGTGTGTTATTCTGTCGAACAAACTTTTCGCTCTCGATATCGGTACACGTTCTGTCGTCGGCATCATCTTGACTGAACAGGATGGCCGTTATCACGTTGCCGATCTCGTTACGATTGAACATAAGGAACGATCGATGATTGATGGGCAAATACATAATATCGTTAGCGTCGCCGCCGTCATTTCCGAGATAAAGTACATACTGGAAGAACGACACGGAACTCTGAAGAAAGTGAGTGTCGCTGCCGCAGGACGTGCGTTGAAAACGATGGAAGGGTCGATGACGATTGACATTGCAGGGACATCACTTTTCACTTCGGAGGATATAAACCGGCTTGAATTGGCCGCGGTCCAACAAGCACAACAGAAATTATTATCATCTGCATCCACTACTGACGATTATTATTACTGTGTCGGCTATTCAGTCCTTCACTATAAGCTTGATGGGGATGAAATTGGCAGTCTCATCGATCAGGCCGGCAGAACCGCAACAGCCGAAGTCATTGCAACATTCCTCCCTCGCGTAGTCGTTGAGTCGCTTCTATCCGCATTGATGCGGGCAGAACTTGAAATGGAGGCTTTGACACTCGAACCGATTGCCGCCATCAATGTTCTCATCCCTCCTTCCATGCGCAGATTGAATGTCGCTCTCGTCGATATCGGTGCGGGAACATCTGATATTGCCATTACGAATAATAATACAGTCGTCTCCTACGGCATGGTTCCTATCGCAGGGGATGAAATTACGGAAGCGCTCAGCAACCATTATCTTCTAGATTTCCCGGTCGCTGAACTTGCAAAGCGCTCTCTTGCAACAGAAGAAACGATTACAGTGTCCGATATTCTCGGTTTTGAACAGCAAGCGGCCTCTTCGGAAGTCATAACGATCATCAAGCCGTCCATCGAGAAACTGGCATCGTGCATCGCAGAAGAAATCAAAAGGCTAAACAATAGTAAGTCGCCGCAAGCCGTCATGGTTGTCGGCGGCGGGAGTCTTACTCCTCTTTTGACAAAGGAATTAAGCATCCGACTTGACTTGCCTGAAAACCGTGTCGGCATCCGCGGCCTCGATGCTTTGTCGGACGTCACTATATCTGAAGGTATCGTCTCTACCCCTGCCCTCGTTACACCAATCGGCATCGCGATTGCAGCAAGACGGGCACCGATCCATTATATGTCGGTAATTGTAAATGAAAAAACAATCCGCTTGTTTGAATTAAAAGAGATGACGGTCGGGGATGCACTACTTGCCGCAAATATCAAAGCTAGACAATTGTATGGTAAGCCTGGATTAGGGATGTCGATTACATTGAACGGCGGTCTTATGACGGTTCCTGGCGAACACGGCAGACCTTCCATAATACTGCTGAACGGGAAACCCGCCAGCACGATAGATTTCATTTCGAATGGAGATGAAATTGCTTTGGAACGTGGATTGGATGGAAGGGATGCATCCGCAACAATCCGCGATTTAATCGGTGATTATTCTCCAATCGAAGTGACGATCAACGGACGTGAACATACAATTTTGCCAAGTATAGAATGCAATGGCATACCGGTTGGGCTTGATACCGCTGTGAATGATAGAGATGAAATATATTATTCGCATTCAACGAAACTGAATGATGTGCTTTCAGAAATTGGTATTGAAAATTTTGATCCTTTCGAAGTTTACGTGAATAATAAAAGTGTCATTTTGGAAAACTGGACTCCGCAATACATTGTTGGAAATATGCCTGTCCCATTGGATCATCGTCTCAAAGATGGAGATGAAGTCCGTTTAGGGACGCAAACGTATCCTTCCGTCGGGGAAGTCATTTCTTCATTGGAGAAATCCACTCTTACAACAGCGAGTATAACGTTCAATGGCGAGCCGGTGACGATGACGAACATCGGAGCTTCCATCCTATTGAATGGACAACGAGTTGATACTTCCACAATCGTCCGCCCAGGGGACCAGCTTATCATACAAGAGACGGTACAATGGCCATTTCTGTTCAGTGACGTTTTCCTATTTATCGATTATTCGTTGCCAAAAACTGCATCTACTTCTTATCAGCTGTTACGCAACGGAGAGCCGATCGGCTTCAATGATCCGGTTTACAGCGGGGACGCACTCGAAATCAGATTTGGTACCTAA